From Pantoea sp. Ep11b, the proteins below share one genomic window:
- the flhA gene encoding flagellar biosynthesis protein FlhA, translating to MANNLAAKLRLPGNLKDMQWQVLAGPVLIMMILSMMVLPLPPFILDLLFTFNIALSIMVLLVAMFTQRTLEFAAFPTILLFSTLLRLALNVASTRIILMEGHTGAAAAGQVVEAFGHFLVGGNFAIGIVVFIILVIINFMVITKGAGRIAEVGARFVLDGMPGKQMAIDADLNAGLIGEDEAKRRRAEVTQEADFYGSMDGASKFVRGDAIAGIMIMVINVIGGLLVGVVQHGMDAGHAAETYTLLTIGDGLVAQIPALVISTAAGVIVTRVATDQDVGEQMVTQLFKDPRVLMLSAGVIGLLGLVPGMPNFVFLLFTAALLGLAWWLRGREMQPKKKPEVTGGITKTPDTPATTEASWTDVQLEDTLGMEVGYRLIPMVDHQQNGELLGRIRSIRKKVAQDVGFLPPVVHIRDNMELPPARYRILMKGVEIGSGDAYPGRWMAINPGTAAGSLPGEATVDPAFGLAAVWIDSALKEQAQIQGFTVVEASTVVATHLNHLIGQYASELFGRQEAQQLLDRVTQEMPKLTEDLVPGVITLTTLHKVLQNLLVERVSIRDMRTIIETLAEHAPVQSDPQELTSVVRVALGRAITQQWFPGNDEVQVIGLDSTLERLLLQALQGGGGLEPGLADRLLSQAQAALQRQEMLGAPPVLLVNHPLRALLARFLRRNLPQLVVLSNLELSDNRQIRMTATIGGK from the coding sequence ATGGCTAATAACCTGGCCGCAAAACTACGTTTACCGGGCAACCTGAAAGATATGCAGTGGCAGGTGCTGGCCGGGCCGGTGCTGATCATGATGATCCTGTCGATGATGGTTCTGCCATTGCCGCCGTTCATCCTCGATCTGCTGTTCACCTTTAACATCGCACTGTCGATCATGGTCCTGCTGGTGGCGATGTTCACCCAGCGAACCCTGGAGTTTGCGGCATTCCCGACCATTCTGCTCTTCTCAACCCTGCTGCGCCTGGCACTGAACGTGGCCTCCACCCGTATCATCCTGATGGAAGGGCATACCGGTGCCGCAGCGGCCGGTCAGGTGGTTGAAGCGTTCGGCCACTTTCTGGTAGGCGGTAACTTCGCCATCGGGATCGTGGTGTTTATCATCCTGGTCATCATCAACTTTATGGTCATTACCAAGGGTGCCGGTCGTATCGCCGAAGTGGGCGCACGCTTTGTGCTGGACGGGATGCCCGGTAAGCAGATGGCGATTGACGCCGACCTCAACGCCGGTCTGATCGGTGAGGATGAGGCCAAGCGCCGTCGTGCCGAAGTTACCCAGGAAGCGGACTTCTACGGTTCGATGGATGGTGCCAGTAAGTTCGTTCGCGGTGATGCCATTGCCGGGATCATGATTATGGTGATCAACGTCATCGGCGGCCTGCTGGTGGGCGTGGTTCAGCACGGGATGGATGCGGGACATGCTGCCGAGACCTATACGCTGCTGACCATCGGTGATGGTCTGGTTGCGCAGATCCCGGCGCTGGTTATCTCAACCGCAGCCGGTGTTATCGTGACGCGCGTTGCCACCGATCAGGATGTCGGCGAGCAGATGGTGACGCAGCTGTTCAAAGATCCGCGGGTTCTGATGCTCAGCGCCGGGGTGATTGGCCTGCTGGGTCTGGTGCCTGGTATGCCGAACTTCGTCTTCCTGCTCTTCACTGCCGCCTTACTGGGGCTGGCCTGGTGGCTGCGTGGCCGCGAAATGCAGCCGAAGAAAAAACCGGAAGTGACAGGCGGCATCACCAAAACGCCGGATACCCCCGCCACGACGGAGGCTTCCTGGACCGATGTGCAGCTGGAAGACACGCTGGGCATGGAAGTGGGCTATCGCCTGATTCCGATGGTCGATCATCAGCAAAACGGCGAACTGCTGGGCCGTATCCGCAGTATCCGTAAGAAAGTGGCGCAGGATGTCGGTTTCCTGCCGCCGGTGGTGCATATCCGCGACAATATGGAGCTGCCACCGGCACGCTATCGCATTCTGATGAAAGGCGTGGAGATTGGCAGCGGTGATGCCTATCCCGGGCGCTGGATGGCGATTAACCCCGGTACGGCGGCGGGTTCGCTGCCGGGCGAAGCGACGGTCGATCCCGCCTTTGGGCTGGCGGCGGTCTGGATCGATAGCGCGCTGAAAGAGCAGGCGCAGATTCAGGGCTTTACCGTGGTGGAGGCAAGTACCGTTGTGGCGACCCACCTGAACCATCTGATTGGTCAGTATGCCAGCGAGCTGTTTGGCCGTCAGGAAGCGCAGCAGCTGCTGGATCGGGTGACGCAGGAGATGCCGAAGCTGACCGAAGATCTGGTGCCAGGCGTGATTACGCTGACCACGCTGCATAAGGTGCTGCAGAACCTGCTGGTTGAGCGGGTGTCGATTCGCGATATGCGCACCATTATCGAGACGCTGGCGGAACATGCGCCGGTGCAGAGCGATCCGCAGGAGCTGACCAGCGTGGTTCGTGTGGCGCTGGGCCGCGCGATTACGCAGCAGTGGTTCCCGGGCAACGACGAGGTGCAGGTGATCGGTCTGGATTCCACGCTGGAACGCCTGCTGCTGCAGGCGTTGCAGGGCGGCGGCGGACTGGAGCCGGGCCTGGCCGACCGGCTGTTAAGTCAGGCTCAGGCGGCCCTGCAGCGTCAGGAGATGCTGGGTGCGCCGCCGGTGCTGCTGGTCAATCATCCGCTGCGGGCGCTGCTGGCGCGCTTCCTGCGCCGCAATCTGCCGCAACTGGTGGTGCTCTCTAATCTGGAGCTGAGCGATAACCGCCAGATCCGCATGACGGCAACGATCGGAGGCAAATAA